A window of Streptomyces armeniacus contains these coding sequences:
- a CDS encoding Rid family detoxifying hydrolase codes for MPNLRERLWPGRRRRRVLGVVAAAALLAAGAGGATAVAHQGDGQGDGHRGGGGHRVISTPDAPEAIGPYSQGISAKNLTFVSGQLPIDPKTGSIPAGSSIEEQTRLVLRNVEAILRADRMSLKQVVSTTVYVADLDDFERFNAAYAEFFGTSAPPARATVEVARVPRDAKVEISAMAVR; via the coding sequence ATGCCGAACTTGAGAGAACGACTGTGGCCGGGCCGTCGGCGCCGGCGCGTACTGGGAGTCGTCGCCGCGGCCGCGCTGCTGGCCGCAGGCGCCGGCGGGGCGACGGCCGTCGCCCACCAGGGAGACGGGCAGGGAGACGGGCACCGGGGAGGCGGCGGGCACCGCGTCATCTCGACGCCGGACGCGCCGGAGGCCATCGGCCCCTACTCGCAGGGGATCTCCGCGAAGAACCTCACGTTCGTCTCCGGTCAGCTGCCCATCGACCCGAAGACCGGGTCGATTCCGGCCGGTTCGTCGATCGAGGAGCAGACGCGGCTGGTGCTGCGCAACGTCGAGGCCATCCTCAGGGCCGACCGGATGTCCCTGAAGCAGGTCGTGTCCACCACCGTCTACGTCGCCGACCTGGACGACTTCGAGCGGTTCAACGCCGCCTACGCCGAGTTCTTCGGCACCTCCGCGCCGCCCGCGCGGGCCACCGTCGAGGTCGCGCGCGTGCCGCGTGACGCGAAGGTCGAGATCTCCGCCATGGCCGTGCGCTGA
- the cseB gene encoding two-component system response regulator CseB, with product MTSAHPEHRRGDAAEAHLLIVEDDEVIRNTVRMLLERYGFTVSTAGDGLTGLEIFRDERPDLLLLDIMLPELDGIGLCRRIRELSLAPILMMSARGDSLDIVSGLEAGADDYVVKPVESAVLVARIRSLLRRSAFACAPYGAGGTHRTGDGTGCGGEGGGSTVVFGDLAVDSKGMEVRRGGEVVALTPTELRLLLEFTRSPGVVLERRTLLNRVWDHAWHGDTRVVDLHVQRLRAKIGAGRIETVRGFGYKLRR from the coding sequence ATGACGTCCGCACACCCCGAGCACCGCCGCGGCGACGCCGCCGAGGCGCACCTGCTGATCGTCGAGGACGACGAGGTCATCCGGAACACCGTCCGCATGCTCCTGGAGCGCTACGGCTTCACCGTGTCCACCGCGGGCGACGGCCTCACCGGGCTGGAGATCTTCCGCGACGAGCGGCCCGACCTGCTGCTCCTGGACATCATGCTGCCCGAGCTCGACGGCATCGGGCTGTGCCGCCGTATCCGCGAACTGAGCCTGGCGCCGATCCTGATGATGTCCGCGCGCGGCGACTCCCTCGACATCGTGTCCGGGCTGGAGGCGGGCGCCGACGACTACGTCGTCAAGCCGGTGGAGAGCGCCGTCCTCGTGGCCCGTATCCGCTCGCTGCTGCGCCGTTCGGCCTTCGCGTGCGCACCGTACGGTGCCGGGGGCACGCACCGTACGGGCGACGGCACGGGCTGCGGCGGCGAAGGGGGCGGGTCCACGGTGGTGTTCGGCGATCTGGCCGTCGACAGCAAGGGGATGGAGGTGCGCCGGGGCGGCGAGGTGGTGGCGCTGACCCCGACGGAGCTGCGTTTGCTGCTGGAGTTCACGCGCTCGCCGGGCGTGGTGCTGGAGCGCCGTACGCTGCTCAACCGAGTGTGGGACCACGCCTGGCACGGCGACACCCGCGTGGTCGACCTCCATGTGCAGCGGCTGCGGGCGAAGATCGGCGCCGGACGGATCGAGACCGTCCGCGGGTTCGGCTACAAGCTGCGGCGCTGA